A portion of the Jaculus jaculus isolate mJacJac1 chromosome 5, mJacJac1.mat.Y.cur, whole genome shotgun sequence genome contains these proteins:
- the LOC123460834 gene encoding N-acetylaspartylglutamate synthase A-like: protein MCSQVWFLTDRRIREDYPQVQILRALRQRCSEQDVRFRAVFMDQIVVTVTGGHLGGHEDFSKMIDEAEPLGYPVVVKSTRGHQGKAVFLARDKHHLSDICHLVRHDVPYLFQKYVKESHGKDIRVVVVGGQVVGSMLRCSTDGRMQSNCSLGLFVGGMTPKDENTMPQAGPAASERTCGAAASAQDQRPAAPPISRPELCSVQAGSCASRSGEATEEQKNRGNLEKNRLDSSCGAGRGHRSRWPFAYPAISVTVVTNFCPFHRVLKWSQTGNTVMFL, encoded by the exons ATGTGCTCGCAGGTCTGGTTCCTGACGGACCGGCGCATCCGCGAGGACTACCCGCAGGTGCAGATCCTGCGCGCCCTTCGCCAGCGCTGCTCCGAGCAGGACGTGCGCTTCCGGGCGGTGTTCATGGACCAGATCGTCGTCACCGTCACCGGCGGCCACCTCG GTGGGCATGAAGACTTTTCAAAAATGATCGACGAAGCTGAGCCCCTGGGCTACCCGGTTGTGGTGAAGAGTACCCGGGGCCACCAGG GCAAAGCTGTTTTTCTGGCTAGAGACAAGCATCACCTCTCcgacatctgccacctggtccgTCATGATGTGCCCTACCTGTTCCAAAAGTATGTGAAAGAGTCTCACGGGAAAGACATCCGCGTGGTGGTGGTGGGCGGCCAGGTGGTCGGCTCCATGCTGCGCTGCTCCACGGATGGCCGGATGCAGAGCAACTGCTCCCTCG GACTGTTTGTTGGTGGAATGACCCCAAAAGATGAAAACACAATGCCCCAGGCTGGGCCTGCAGCTTCAGAGCGGACCTGCGGAGCAGCCGCGTCTGCCCAAGATCAGCGACCAGCTGCCCCTCCCATATCTCGGCCTGAGCTGTGCTCCGTGCAGGCAGGCAGCTGTGCTTCTCGGAGCGGAGAAGCGACTGAAGAGCAGAAAAATAGAGGAAACCTAGAAAAGAACCGTCTGGATTCTTCctgtggggcagggagagggcaCAGAAGCCGGTGGCCCTTCGCTTATCCAGCAATCTCTGTCACTGTGGTGACCAACTTCTGCCCGTTCCACAGGGTCTTGAAGTGGTCACAGACAGGGAACACAGTCATGTTTCTGTAG